A genomic region of Hydrogenovibrio crunogenus contains the following coding sequences:
- the lpxB gene encoding lipid-A-disaccharide synthase: MALSDKLQPGKKPPVIAMVAGEASGDTLGADLILSLKKRFPNARFVGIGGQKMIANGFESWYPLEKLSVMGFFEVLKHLPSLLRLRKELIQRLLQLRPDVFIGIDAPDFNFKMEGILKESAIPTIHYVGPSVWAWREKRLLKIRKQVDGVLVLFPFETAYYDKYGIPSKFVGHPLTNQVANSPDKDSARQQLGLATGTPVTGILPGSRSSEINLMIDVYVQAAVKLHHTYPQMKFVIPCINQSAKERVALSISEYGNGIDFILLDQQAQLAMAASDQLIVTSGTATLEAALMQRPLILAIKLHPVSYWIMKRLATTKWVGLPNVLAGKCIVPELIQENATVDTIALALGKLITDENMREAQLTEFKKQYEVLNQNASELASDAIVKWAKLKNG; encoded by the coding sequence GTGGCATTGTCAGATAAATTGCAACCTGGTAAAAAACCTCCTGTTATCGCAATGGTTGCAGGTGAAGCTTCAGGTGATACATTAGGGGCTGACTTAATCCTCTCTTTAAAAAAACGTTTTCCTAATGCTCGATTTGTAGGAATTGGCGGTCAGAAAATGATCGCCAATGGGTTTGAATCCTGGTATCCCCTTGAAAAACTTTCCGTTATGGGTTTTTTTGAAGTATTAAAACACTTACCCAGTTTATTACGCCTCCGAAAAGAACTTATTCAAAGATTATTGCAATTAAGACCAGATGTTTTTATCGGTATTGATGCGCCTGATTTCAATTTTAAAATGGAAGGAATCCTAAAAGAAAGTGCTATTCCGACCATTCATTATGTCGGTCCTTCTGTTTGGGCTTGGCGTGAAAAAAGATTGTTAAAAATCCGTAAGCAAGTCGATGGTGTGTTGGTTTTGTTTCCTTTTGAGACGGCTTACTATGATAAATATGGCATCCCGTCAAAATTTGTAGGTCACCCCTTAACAAATCAAGTGGCAAACAGTCCGGATAAAGACTCTGCACGTCAGCAACTCGGGTTGGCGACAGGTACTCCTGTTACGGGGATTTTACCCGGCTCTCGATCTAGTGAAATCAACTTGATGATTGATGTTTATGTTCAAGCTGCGGTGAAACTGCATCATACATACCCCCAAATGAAATTTGTTATACCTTGTATTAATCAGTCGGCTAAAGAAAGAGTAGCCTTATCTATTTCAGAATACGGTAATGGGATAGATTTCATATTGTTAGATCAGCAAGCACAATTGGCAATGGCGGCTTCTGATCAATTAATTGTTACCTCTGGAACGGCTACATTAGAAGCTGCGCTCATGCAACGTCCTCTCATTTTGGCGATTAAGTTACACCCTGTTTCATATTGGATTATGAAGCGATTGGCGACCACGAAGTGGGTAGGGCTTCCTAATGTGTTGGCAGGAAAATGTATTGTGCCTGAATTAATTCAAGAAAATGCCACCGTAGATACAATTGCTTTGGCTTTAGGTAAGTTGATTACGGATGAAAATATGCGCGAAGCACAATTAACAGAGTTTAAAAAACAATACGAGGTGCTTAATCAAAATGCTTCCGAGTTAGCGTCTGATGCGATTGTTAAGTGGGCAAAGTTAAAGAATGGATAG
- the lpxA gene encoding acyl-ACP--UDP-N-acetylglucosamine O-acyltransferase, which yields MIHSTAIVDPSATIGEDVEIGAYSIIEADVSIGSGSVIGPHVVISGPTTIGNNNRFYQFCSIGAAPQDKKYADEPTRLTIGDNNTFRENVTVNRGTAQDRGETTIGNDNWVMAGVHIAHDCVIGNHAIFANASALAGHVIVNDWAILGGYTLVHQFCNIGEHSFCGMGSVINQDVPNFVTVSGNLAGPRGLNVEGLKRRGFDKDQIHLVKKAYRALYRTGYRLEEAIYEIDAINDERDTLGSLVSFLKQSSRGIVR from the coding sequence GTGATTCATTCAACAGCCATTGTGGATCCTAGTGCAACAATTGGAGAAGATGTCGAAATCGGCGCTTATTCAATTATTGAGGCGGATGTATCGATTGGGTCTGGTTCTGTTATTGGTCCCCATGTCGTTATATCAGGACCAACAACGATTGGAAATAATAATCGTTTTTATCAATTCTGTTCTATAGGCGCTGCTCCGCAAGATAAGAAATATGCTGATGAACCCACTCGTTTAACGATTGGTGATAATAATACATTTAGAGAAAATGTAACGGTTAATCGCGGTACAGCACAAGACCGAGGTGAAACCACTATCGGTAATGATAATTGGGTAATGGCTGGTGTTCATATTGCTCATGATTGTGTTATTGGAAATCATGCCATTTTTGCGAATGCTTCTGCCCTTGCTGGACATGTGATTGTAAATGACTGGGCTATCTTAGGAGGCTATACGTTAGTACACCAATTTTGTAATATTGGAGAGCACTCTTTTTGTGGCATGGGAAGTGTTATTAATCAAGATGTGCCTAACTTTGTCACTGTTTCAGGTAATCTTGCAGGCCCGAGAGGCTTAAATGTTGAAGGGTTAAAACGCAGAGGCTTTGATAAAGACCAGATTCACTTGGTTAAAAAAGCCTATCGAGCGCTCTATCGTACAGGGTATCGATTAGAAGAAGCCATTTATGAAATCGATGCCATTAATGATGAGCGAGATACGCTGGGATCACTTGTTAGCTTTTTAAAACAGTCTAGTCGTGGCATTGTCAGATAA
- the tsaB gene encoding tRNA (adenosine(37)-N6)-threonylcarbamoyltransferase complex dimerization subunit type 1 TsaB → MNVLAVESSTKACSVCLKLGDKVYVEFEMAPQRHANLMLPMVEKVLNQSGVTPDHIHALAFSEGPGAFTGIRIAAGVTQGLALGWEKPVLSVSTLEALAWQAYKETHQTEWLACLDARMKEIYVQSCHIEAGQLMSTQAQLLSQEQLLETLKNSAIKNGVGDIDTEYPDVVSVFETWQSAYPSAEAIADITQQRLGQAKMLDEEIPLPVYLRNDVADKPAAMK, encoded by the coding sequence ATGAATGTACTAGCAGTTGAGTCGTCGACGAAAGCGTGCTCGGTTTGCTTGAAGCTGGGTGATAAAGTCTATGTTGAATTTGAAATGGCACCACAGCGTCATGCTAACTTAATGCTTCCGATGGTTGAAAAGGTGTTAAATCAATCTGGTGTCACGCCTGACCACATTCATGCCTTGGCTTTCAGTGAAGGACCTGGTGCCTTTACGGGAATTCGAATTGCAGCAGGGGTGACACAGGGGCTTGCGTTAGGATGGGAAAAGCCAGTGCTTTCTGTTTCAACTTTGGAAGCACTGGCCTGGCAGGCTTATAAGGAGACGCACCAGACGGAGTGGCTTGCCTGCCTAGATGCACGAATGAAAGAAATTTACGTGCAATCCTGTCATATAGAAGCGGGGCAGTTAATGTCAACACAGGCACAACTGCTTTCTCAAGAACAGTTACTTGAAACTTTAAAAAACAGTGCTATAAAAAATGGTGTGGGAGATATCGATACGGAATATCCCGACGTGGTAAGTGTGTTTGAAACCTGGCAAAGTGCTTATCCTTCAGCAGAAGCAATTGCTGATATTACTCAGCAGCGTTTAGGTCAAGCAAAAATGCTTGACGAAGAGATTCCTTTGCCTGTTTACCTGCGAAACGATGTTGCTGATAAACCGGCGGCCATGAAATAA
- a CDS encoding OmpH family outer membrane protein: MRKLLKVFLAGVLTILSSQSLAEPVKLGVVNVGLLLEKAPQAQAAGKNLEKEFGPQQTELKKLAKQLEKKQQDYQKNQLILSDSQKVAAEREISMLTRDIQRKRNDIQELVNIRRNEELASLQSLVNQAIKEIGKQQKFDLILYEGIAYTNNRLDVTQEVLEYLEKEYRKKRANFNK, from the coding sequence ATGCGTAAGTTGCTAAAGGTTTTTTTAGCGGGTGTTTTAACCATTTTATCAAGCCAGTCGCTAGCGGAACCCGTTAAATTAGGTGTGGTTAATGTAGGTTTGTTATTGGAAAAGGCCCCACAAGCGCAGGCAGCTGGTAAGAACCTAGAAAAAGAGTTCGGTCCTCAGCAAACCGAGTTGAAAAAATTAGCGAAGCAACTTGAAAAAAAACAACAAGATTATCAAAAAAATCAATTGATATTGTCTGACTCTCAGAAGGTGGCTGCAGAAAGAGAAATCAGCATGCTGACAAGAGATATTCAACGTAAACGAAATGATATACAAGAGTTGGTGAATATTCGTCGGAATGAAGAGTTGGCCAGTCTTCAAAGCTTAGTGAATCAAGCCATTAAAGAAATTGGCAAGCAGCAGAAGTTCGATTTGATACTATATGAAGGGATTGCTTATACCAACAATCGCTTGGATGTTACACAGGAAGTTTTAGAATATCTTGAAAAAGAGTATCGAAAAAAACGTGCTAACTTTAATAAATAA
- a CDS encoding chemotaxis protein: MSTTLEQVEKTAQLSKNNQMSLMIFQVQFPREGASSPPYYGMNVFKVREVLEARVYELSDMPDANPLIEGMIELRGVYLPVIDLPKWMGFEMTEEEREKSIIIVSDFSHNFIGMRVAHIHGVEEKEWTDIKPATNYNVDVNTNQVINHTYLENSDQLCFILDIEKLLIEAMPSMAEKIFSSAKEVNSGAHEFTEEVKNRQILFAEDSKSIQQYMSMVFDQLGLRYQGFENGRLLMDYVDSLENMDDISMIFTDLEMPVASGHTVIKELKANPKTRNIPIVVHTSMTSENNSREVLDMGADHFVGKVDTNLIVETIKKIEEKYYKK; this comes from the coding sequence ATGAGTACGACTTTAGAGCAAGTTGAAAAAACGGCCCAGCTAAGCAAAAACAACCAGATGAGCCTAATGATTTTTCAGGTTCAGTTTCCTAGGGAAGGGGCGTCTTCACCTCCTTACTATGGCATGAATGTCTTCAAGGTGAGAGAGGTTTTAGAGGCGCGTGTTTATGAACTCTCCGATATGCCGGATGCGAACCCATTAATTGAAGGGATGATAGAGTTAAGAGGGGTTTATCTACCTGTCATCGACCTTCCTAAGTGGATGGGGTTTGAGATGACTGAAGAAGAACGGGAAAAATCCATTATCATTGTGTCAGATTTCAGCCATAACTTTATCGGTATGCGAGTCGCTCACATTCACGGCGTTGAAGAAAAAGAATGGACAGACATTAAGCCAGCCACGAATTATAACGTTGATGTGAACACCAATCAGGTTATTAATCATACTTACTTGGAAAACAGCGATCAGCTTTGTTTTATTCTTGATATTGAAAAACTATTGATTGAAGCGATGCCTTCAATGGCCGAAAAGATTTTTTCATCTGCTAAAGAAGTGAACTCGGGCGCACATGAGTTTACAGAGGAAGTGAAAAACCGCCAGATTCTTTTCGCGGAAGACAGTAAATCCATTCAACAATACATGAGTATGGTATTTGATCAGTTAGGTTTAAGATATCAAGGGTTTGAAAATGGTCGTTTATTAATGGATTATGTTGATTCTCTTGAGAATATGGATGACATTTCGATGATTTTTACAGACCTGGAGATGCCTGTTGCCTCTGGACATACGGTTATTAAAGAATTGAAGGCAAATCCCAAAACACGAAATATACCGATTGTTGTTCATACTTCTATGACCAGTGAAAATAACAGCCGAGAAGTCCTTGATATGGGAGCGGATCATTTCGTTGGAAAGGTTGATACGAACTTAATTGTAGAAACAATTAAGAAGATTGAGGAAAAATATTATAAAAAATAG
- the fabZ gene encoding 3-hydroxyacyl-ACP dehydratase FabZ: MLNVKEIFEYLPHRYPFLLVDRVTEFKSGESLKAYKNVTYNEPQFTGHFPDNPIMPGVMIIEAMAQCTGILAFKTQEVKPDGTSMYYLAAVDNCRFRKPAIPGDKLEFEVKTVNNKKGIWKFECTTSVDGKLIASCDMLCAERKV; the protein is encoded by the coding sequence ATGTTGAATGTAAAAGAAATATTTGAATATCTTCCTCATAGATATCCTTTTTTATTAGTAGATCGTGTGACTGAATTTAAATCGGGCGAATCCTTAAAAGCCTATAAAAACGTGACTTATAATGAGCCGCAGTTCACGGGACATTTTCCTGATAATCCTATCATGCCAGGCGTTATGATTATTGAAGCGATGGCGCAATGTACAGGTATTCTTGCTTTTAAAACACAAGAAGTTAAACCTGATGGTACCTCAATGTATTACCTTGCAGCGGTTGATAATTGTCGTTTTAGGAAACCAGCCATTCCTGGTGACAAGCTGGAATTTGAAGTGAAAACCGTGAACAATAAAAAAGGCATCTGGAAGTTTGAATGTACAACCAGTGTTGATGGTAAATTAATCGCTTCTTGTGATATGTTGTGTGCTGAACGTAAAGTTTAA
- the rnhB gene encoding ribonuclease HII, translated as MDSSSMQGCLDFTRYDISEEFIVGVDEVGRGPLIGDVVAAAVILPKGCQLLLKDSKKLSETKREQLALQIEQEAIDFCVATASPKEIDSLNILHATMLAMKRAVEGINKPIEKVLVDGNRCPNIPYECEAIIKGDGKVPVISAASILAKVHRDQQMQTLHEAYPHYGFDAHKGYPTKLHLEKLSQHGLIPGYRHSFKPVKNIMQILPKV; from the coding sequence ATGGATAGCAGTAGTATGCAGGGGTGTTTGGATTTTACACGATATGATATTTCAGAGGAATTTATTGTTGGTGTAGATGAAGTTGGACGAGGTCCTTTAATAGGCGATGTTGTCGCTGCCGCTGTTATTTTACCGAAAGGCTGTCAACTGTTATTAAAAGACTCTAAAAAGTTATCAGAAACTAAAAGAGAACAACTTGCTCTTCAGATAGAGCAAGAAGCTATTGATTTTTGCGTTGCAACAGCTTCCCCGAAAGAGATTGACTCATTAAATATTCTCCATGCAACCATGCTTGCGATGAAGCGTGCGGTTGAAGGAATCAATAAACCTATTGAAAAAGTTTTGGTGGATGGAAACCGCTGTCCGAATATTCCTTATGAGTGCGAAGCAATTATCAAAGGGGATGGAAAGGTGCCTGTTATCAGTGCGGCCTCTATTTTAGCTAAGGTGCATAGAGATCAACAAATGCAGACACTACATGAGGCTTATCCCCATTATGGATTTGATGCTCATAAAGGGTATCCGACTAAGCTTCATTTAGAAAAATTGTCTCAACATGGTCTGATTCCAGGCTATCGCCATTCATTTAAACCGGTTAAGAATATTATGCAAATCTTACCTAAGGTATAA
- the lpxD gene encoding UDP-3-O-(3-hydroxymyristoyl)glucosamine N-acyltransferase has translation MKLKNIVNYLKEAGIDVELKGDDSINVDQVSGLVEAQQNHISFLSDSKRLHELETTSAGVVLINPKFESLTTTTRLLVDNPYFAFAKVSQLLNPESFSAGIHASAVVDDSAKVAESAWIGENVVIGKRVTIEDHCFIGPGSVVLDDAVIGQKTRLVANVTVMHDCIIGKEVYLDPGCVIGGQGFGFANEQGEWHKIPQIGRVVIGDRVFVGVNANIHRGAINDTVIESNCIIDSLVHIAHNVSIGYGSAIASQVGFAGSTTVGKYCVFAGQAGINGHISITDKSYFAAKSGVTHSIKEPGSYSGFPAIPTPEWQKNMVRSKGLNKMAQKIKHLEKELQELKSKLEND, from the coding sequence TTGAAGTTAAAAAATATTGTAAATTACCTTAAAGAAGCAGGCATCGACGTCGAATTAAAAGGTGATGATTCTATTAATGTCGACCAAGTATCAGGCTTGGTAGAAGCACAGCAAAATCACATCAGTTTTTTATCCGATTCAAAACGACTCCATGAGTTGGAGACAACTTCTGCAGGTGTCGTTTTGATCAATCCGAAATTTGAAAGCCTAACCACCACGACGCGCTTGTTGGTTGACAATCCATATTTTGCTTTTGCTAAAGTGTCTCAGTTGCTTAACCCAGAAAGTTTTTCAGCAGGCATTCATGCTTCTGCGGTTGTGGATGATTCTGCCAAAGTTGCAGAATCAGCATGGATTGGTGAAAATGTGGTTATTGGAAAAAGAGTCACGATTGAAGATCATTGTTTTATTGGTCCAGGATCGGTTGTGTTGGATGACGCCGTCATCGGTCAAAAGACGCGTTTAGTTGCCAATGTTACAGTGATGCATGACTGTATAATCGGTAAAGAAGTTTACTTGGATCCTGGCTGTGTCATAGGTGGACAGGGCTTTGGTTTTGCTAATGAACAAGGAGAATGGCATAAAATTCCACAAATTGGTCGAGTTGTGATTGGAGACCGAGTTTTTGTGGGAGTGAATGCAAATATCCATCGCGGTGCCATAAATGACACTGTTATTGAATCAAATTGTATTATTGATAGCTTGGTTCATATTGCCCATAATGTTTCAATCGGTTATGGGTCGGCAATTGCTAGCCAAGTTGGTTTTGCGGGGAGTACCACTGTTGGGAAATATTGCGTTTTTGCTGGGCAGGCAGGTATTAATGGTCATATTTCCATTACCGACAAAAGCTATTTTGCTGCAAAATCAGGTGTAACACATAGTATTAAAGAACCAGGAAGTTATTCTGGTTTTCCAGCGATTCCAACACCAGAATGGCAAAAAAATATGGTTCGGTCGAAAGGACTGAATAAAATGGCTCAAAAGATAAAACACTTAGAAAAAGAACTACAAGAATTAAAATCTAAATTGGAAAATGACTAA
- a CDS encoding ATP-dependent DNA helicase, whose amino-acid sequence MSLKKQIQSILGKDGQLSQNTPDYEVRHAQVEMAETVADVIEESQTLLAEAGTGTGKTFAYLIPALLSGKKVIVSTATKTLQDQLLSKDIPLLMDICNAKGTAKILKGRENYICPQRLEIAETAEQNTKEVWRKLSLIHDWQEKTLVGDKSELTSLDENDPLWSRVCARMEFCQANECTGDNGCFYPGVKQQATDAEILIVNHHLFCADLALREQGFGEILPEADIYIFDEAHQLPDIAAQFLGFSVSRFQLDELVRDVRLAYKKESPESIELSDQAKAVEDKVRIFNEALGKWEKRWTWESFSEAKTGHKTLEHLRNQLSLLADVIKPLTDRGKLLSALYKRTQEFEKQIETWLKASSENQIRWIESSQARFKLNLTPLSVAAPFSRQRDALGGAWVFTSATLSVNQSFDYFAHRLGLESARTHQWESPFDYDQQAVIYHPIGLPDPKHPDYIKICLRAAWPLLLTSQGRAFLLFTSHKALQEAKVILSQHWEGTLMVQGDGPKTTLLARFKETDNAILLGTSSFWEGVDVKGDALKLVLIDRIPFIPPDDPVVQARESFLKQKGLSGFFNFQIPEATIALKQGVGRLIRDSSDKGVLMLCDPRLTQKSYGKIITNSFPSFKWVYDVNEAKEKLL is encoded by the coding sequence ATGTCATTAAAAAAACAAATTCAGTCAATCCTTGGAAAAGACGGGCAACTCTCTCAAAATACACCAGACTATGAAGTGCGCCACGCCCAAGTCGAGATGGCAGAAACCGTTGCTGATGTGATTGAAGAAAGCCAAACACTCCTTGCAGAAGCCGGTACTGGAACTGGGAAAACCTTTGCTTATCTCATTCCTGCATTACTGTCAGGCAAAAAAGTCATCGTATCAACCGCCACAAAGACATTGCAAGATCAATTATTAAGTAAAGACATTCCTCTTTTGATGGATATTTGTAATGCAAAAGGCACGGCCAAGATTTTAAAAGGGCGTGAAAATTATATTTGTCCTCAACGTTTAGAAATTGCCGAAACGGCAGAGCAAAATACCAAAGAAGTCTGGCGAAAGTTGTCACTGATTCATGATTGGCAGGAAAAAACACTGGTTGGTGATAAATCGGAACTCACGTCATTGGATGAAAATGATCCGCTATGGAGTCGAGTTTGCGCGCGCATGGAGTTTTGTCAGGCAAATGAATGTACAGGTGATAATGGCTGTTTTTACCCTGGCGTAAAACAACAAGCCACAGATGCAGAAATCTTAATCGTGAATCACCATTTATTCTGTGCTGACTTAGCATTAAGAGAGCAGGGGTTCGGTGAAATTTTGCCAGAAGCCGATATTTATATTTTTGATGAGGCGCATCAACTTCCAGATATAGCAGCCCAGTTTTTAGGGTTTAGTGTGAGTCGATTTCAGTTAGACGAATTGGTCAGAGATGTTCGGTTGGCTTATAAAAAAGAATCGCCAGAAAGCATTGAGCTATCGGATCAAGCAAAAGCAGTGGAAGACAAAGTCCGCATTTTTAATGAAGCATTAGGCAAATGGGAAAAGCGTTGGACTTGGGAGAGTTTTTCTGAGGCCAAAACCGGTCATAAAACACTTGAGCACTTGCGGAACCAACTGTCGTTATTGGCTGACGTGATTAAACCTCTTACTGATCGAGGCAAGTTGTTGTCGGCTTTGTACAAAAGAACGCAGGAATTTGAAAAACAAATTGAGACCTGGTTAAAGGCTTCCTCAGAAAATCAAATACGCTGGATAGAATCTTCACAAGCAAGATTTAAACTCAATCTTACGCCATTAAGTGTTGCTGCACCATTTAGCCGACAGCGTGATGCATTGGGCGGGGCCTGGGTTTTTACTTCAGCCACGCTCAGTGTGAATCAAAGTTTTGATTATTTTGCTCATCGCCTGGGCTTAGAATCTGCGCGCACCCATCAATGGGAGAGTCCTTTTGATTATGATCAACAAGCAGTCATTTATCATCCAATCGGTCTGCCGGATCCAAAACACCCTGATTACATTAAGATCTGTTTAAGAGCGGCTTGGCCGTTATTGCTTACCAGTCAAGGAAGAGCATTTTTATTGTTTACCAGTCATAAGGCATTACAAGAAGCGAAAGTCATTCTTTCTCAGCACTGGGAAGGAACTTTGATGGTTCAGGGAGATGGCCCGAAAACGACGTTGCTTGCGCGATTTAAAGAAACAGATAATGCGATCTTATTAGGTACCAGCAGTTTCTGGGAAGGAGTGGATGTGAAAGGAGATGCATTAAAACTGGTTTTAATCGATCGAATCCCATTTATTCCACCAGATGATCCAGTCGTACAAGCAAGAGAATCTTTTTTGAAACAAAAGGGATTGAGTGGTTTCTTTAATTTTCAAATTCCCGAGGCAACGATTGCCCTTAAGCAAGGAGTTGGTCGATTGATAAGAGATTCATCCGACAAAGGGGTGTTGATGTTGTGTGACCCACGGTTGACTCAAAAATCGTATGGTAAGATTATTACTAATAGCTTTCCGAGTTTTAAATGGGTTTATGATGTGAACGAAGCAAAAGAGAAATTATTATGA
- the ykgO gene encoding type B 50S ribosomal protein L36, producing the protein MKILSSLKSAKTRHKDCQVVRRRGKVYVINKTNPRFKARQR; encoded by the coding sequence ATGAAAATTTTATCATCATTAAAATCAGCAAAAACACGTCATAAAGACTGTCAAGTTGTTAGACGTCGTGGGAAAGTTTATGTAATCAACAAAACAAACCCAAGATTTAAAGCTCGTCAACGTTAA
- the ycaO gene encoding 30S ribosomal protein S12 methylthiotransferase accessory factor YcaO — protein MVEQTFIKGKDACLEDSINKMQTLLGKAGFDIEEASWLNPVPNVYSVHIRDKNCPALFTNGKGASRKATLASALGEFFERLETNYFFSDFYLEETLVNEQGEFSWDEKGLYFPNEKSFELSEFRQCLSPDLWEIYDPEEEMVAEDLLSLNDASSKIRCLPLTNASTLDTVYFPMNLFSNLYASNGLSAGNTPEEALVQGLSEVFERWVKRQILTENLCLPEVPEAVVQRYPTVVKARKALQEQGIDVSIRDSSLGGQFPVMNVTLFEQKTGRCFASFGAHPIFEVALERTLTESLQGRSLDMLDGFQLPVFDEALVADDENIENHFIDSSGLIHAKFISHQYDFEFNEWDFEGDTQAQYELLVKKVHEQGAEVYFAHYEHFGINACRIVVPKMSEVFPMHELVDNNQNRGRVLREILLELSQSNKANRFENALEQVEMMGFSEHQGVANLIGLLPDPNSYWKKFKIVELQMWLLLAVKDYEMAYERLQECHYFVDDEAMALLYKALGFALDILLEDTLTEFPLSVQSQLFGEEVVEKVWRNINGEEVFGGLEIGMSAFENSQNHQALITVYQKVQQVKHFVNTQ, from the coding sequence ATGGTAGAACAAACGTTTATTAAAGGTAAGGATGCGTGCTTAGAGGATTCCATTAATAAAATGCAAACCTTACTAGGCAAGGCAGGGTTTGATATTGAAGAGGCTTCTTGGTTAAACCCAGTTCCGAATGTTTATTCTGTTCATATTCGAGACAAAAATTGTCCAGCTTTGTTTACCAATGGTAAAGGTGCCAGTCGAAAAGCCACTTTGGCTAGTGCTTTAGGTGAGTTTTTCGAACGTTTAGAAACAAATTACTTCTTTTCCGATTTTTATTTGGAGGAAACTCTGGTAAATGAGCAGGGTGAGTTTTCATGGGATGAAAAGGGGTTGTACTTCCCAAATGAAAAATCATTCGAGCTGTCAGAATTTCGCCAGTGCTTAAGTCCTGATTTATGGGAAATTTATGATCCTGAAGAAGAGATGGTTGCAGAAGATTTATTGAGTTTAAATGATGCTTCATCAAAAATTCGTTGTTTGCCTTTAACGAATGCTTCTACTCTTGATACCGTCTATTTTCCGATGAACTTGTTCAGTAACTTGTATGCCAGTAATGGTTTGAGTGCAGGTAATACACCTGAAGAAGCGCTTGTCCAAGGGTTGTCAGAGGTTTTTGAGCGCTGGGTGAAGCGGCAGATTTTGACAGAAAATTTATGTTTGCCTGAAGTGCCAGAAGCGGTGGTGCAGCGTTATCCCACGGTTGTTAAAGCAAGAAAAGCGTTGCAAGAACAAGGAATCGACGTCTCCATTCGAGACAGCTCTTTAGGGGGGCAATTTCCTGTAATGAATGTCACTTTGTTTGAGCAGAAAACCGGTCGTTGTTTTGCTTCCTTTGGCGCGCATCCTATTTTTGAAGTGGCGTTGGAGAGAACCTTAACAGAATCTTTACAAGGGCGCAGCTTGGATATGTTGGATGGGTTTCAGTTACCTGTTTTTGATGAAGCGCTTGTTGCAGATGATGAAAATATTGAAAATCATTTCATTGACTCCAGTGGATTGATTCATGCGAAATTTATTTCCCATCAGTATGACTTTGAGTTTAATGAGTGGGATTTTGAAGGTGACACACAAGCACAATATGAGCTTTTGGTTAAGAAAGTGCATGAGCAGGGCGCCGAAGTCTATTTTGCTCATTATGAACATTTTGGTATCAATGCCTGTCGTATTGTTGTGCCCAAAATGTCGGAAGTATTCCCTATGCACGAACTGGTAGATAATAACCAAAACAGAGGTCGTGTACTTCGAGAAATTTTATTGGAACTTTCTCAATCAAATAAAGCGAATCGATTTGAAAACGCTTTGGAACAAGTTGAAATGATGGGGTTTTCAGAGCATCAAGGTGTCGCCAATTTAATTGGTTTGTTGCCTGATCCAAATTCTTACTGGAAAAAATTTAAAATCGTTGAGCTACAAATGTGGTTGTTACTGGCCGTTAAAGACTATGAAATGGCTTATGAAAGACTGCAGGAGTGCCATTACTTTGTCGATGATGAAGCAATGGCTCTTTTGTACAAGGCGCTGGGGTTTGCGTTAGACATCTTGCTGGAAGACACGCTGACGGAATTCCCGCTGTCTGTGCAATCTCAATTATTTGGTGAGGAAGTGGTTGAAAAAGTTTGGCGAAACATTAATGGTGAAGAGGTTTTTGGCGGGTTAGAAATTGGAATGTCTGCGTTTGAAAACAGCCAAAATCATCAGGCTTTGATAACCGTCTATCAAAAGGTACAACAAGTTAAACATTTTGTGAACACCCAGTAA